One Aphidius gifuensis isolate YNYX2018 linkage group LG5, ASM1490517v1, whole genome shotgun sequence genomic region harbors:
- the LOC122858058 gene encoding neuropathy target esterase sws isoform X3 codes for MKRTKNNLDWKLSSPSPLTQMNQALPEIFPDSDNNWTPESSGPDIMPQGNLNYSGRKRSTNDPPQQPIDETDLVRIAKEAFIRELGLEEDYVLKDGTVQIREVPAGTYLMKEESNKDIALVYVVSGSLVISQKVAEGNNTNQEVHMFSAHQGEIVGGLAVLTGEPSFYTIRAKHPSRIALLSKQTFFSIMRERPTVVLHVANTVVRRLSPFVRQVDFALDWLFLESGRAVYRQGDDSDSTFIVLSGRLRSVITDQNGKKEVVAEYGKGDLVGIVEMVTQTPRSTTVMAVRDSELAKLPEGLFNVIKLRYPIVVTRLINLLGHRILGTWQQVQRPVGTQRATVDARPAQINFSTVAIVPVSDDVPLTAFTYELYHSLCAIGPTLRLTSEGVRKTLGPSIMEPPNEYRLTSWLAQQEDQHKISLYQCDSTYTAWTQRSVRQADCILIVGLGDKPPILGRTEREVERLAMRTQKELVLLHKEQSGLRPTNTVQWLNMRNWVSSHHHIQCPKRMFTRRSQYRINELYSKVLMSEPNVHSDFSRLARWITGTSVGLVLGGGGARGAAHIGMLKAVLEAGIPIDMIGGVSIGSFMGALWCMEKNITTTTQKAREWSKKMTQWWRQILDLTYPMTSMFSGKDFNKTIHATFGDTYIEDLWLPFFIITTDITASCMRTHTHGLLWKYVRASMTIAGVFPPICDPIDGHLLVDGCYVNNVPADVMLRQGAHHILAIDVGSQDDTDLTNYGDSLSGWWLLWKRWNPFATPVKVPNLPDIQSRLAYVSCVRQLEEVKSSDYCEYIRPPIDKYKTLQFANFDEIKDVGYIHGKTYFERQSKIGVLPQFNADRETARALRAKNHDANQESVSAYTFTDLAQMVCKVSQGNRYDLDIDSDTDEFEEYEADLEEDAQEIGYASEPTAGILDESLNDTRLRRRAGVSLSLSDTEAESELEYHGKLF; via the exons ATGAAAAG aacaaaaaataatcttgattGGAAATTATCATCACCAAGTCCTTTAACACAAATGAATCAGGCACTACCAGAAATATTTCCAGATTCTGATAATAATTGGACACCAGAAAGTTCTGGACCTGATATAATGCCACaaggaaatttaaattattcaggAAGAAAACGTTCAACCAATGATCCACCACAACAGCCAATTGATGAAACTGATCTTGTAAGAATTGCTAAAGAAGCATTTATTCGTGAATTAGGACTTGAAGAAGATTATGTACTAAAAGATGGTACTGTACAAATACGTGAAGTACCTGCTGGTACATATTTAATGAAAGAAGAATCAAATAAAGATATTGCACTTGTTTATGTTGTATCTGGTAGTTTAGTTATAAGTCAAAAAGTTGCTGAAGgaaataatacaaatcaaGAAGTTCATATGTTTAGTGCTCATCAAGGTGAAATTGTTGGTGGTTTAGCTGTATTAACTGGTGAACCATCATTTTATACAATACGAGCAAAACATCCATCAAGAATAGctttattatcaaaacaaacatttttttcaataatgcgTGAAAGACCAACAGTTGTATTACATGTTGCAAATACAGTTGTACGTCGTTTAAGTCCATTTGTTAGACAAGTTGATTTTGCATTAGATTGGTTATTTCTTGAATCTGGTAGAGCTGTTTATCGTCAAGGTGATGATTCAGATTCAACATTTATTGTGCTATCTGGTCGTTTACGTTCAGTAATAACAGATCAAAATGGTAAAAAAGAAGTTGTTGCTGAATATGGTAAAGGTGATCTTGTTGGTATTGTTGAAATGGTTACACAAACACCAAGATCAACAACAGTTATGGCTGTACGTGATTCAGAATTAGCTAAATTACCAGAAGgtttatttaatgttattaaattacgTTATCCAATTGTTGTAACacgtttaattaatttattgggACATAGAATATTAGGTACTTGGCAACAAGTACAAAGACCAGTTGGTACACAAAGAGCAACTGTTGATGCAAGACCagcacaaattaatttttcaactgttGCTATTGTACCAGTTAGTGATGATGTGCCTTTAACTGCTTTTACATATGAATTATATCATTCATTATGTGCTATTGGGCCAACACTAAGATTAACATCTGAAGGAGTTAGGAAAACACTTGGACCAAGTATAATGGAACCTCCAAATGAATATAGATTAACATCTTGGCTTGCACAACAAGAAGATCAACATAAAATTTCGTTGTATCAATGTGATTCAACTTATACTGCTTGGACACAAAGATCAGTTAGACAAGCTGATTGTATTCTTATTGTTGGTCTTGGTGATAAACCACCAATTCTTGGTAGAACAGAGAGAGAAGTTGAAAGACTAGCAATGAGAACACAAAAAGAACTTGTATTATTGCACAAAGAACAAAGTGGATTGAGACCAACAAATACAGTACAATGGCTTAATATGAGAAATTGGGTATCTAGTCATCATCATATACAATGTCCAAAAAGAATGTTTACAAGAAGATCACAATATCGtattaatgaattatattcaaaagttTTAATGTCAGAGCCAAATGTACACAGTGATTTTAGTAGATTAGCACGATGGATAACTGGTACATCTGTTGGTCTTGTACTTGGTGGAGGTGGTGCACGTGGTGCAGCACATATTGGAATGTTAAAAGCTGTACTTGAAGCTGGTATTCCAATTGATATGATTGGTGGTGTTAGCATTGGTTCATTTATGGGTGCACTATGgtgtatggaaaaaaatataacaacaacTACACAAAAAGCACGTGAATGGTCAAAA aaaatGACACAGTGGTGGCGACAAATATTAGATCTAACTTATCCAATGACTTCAATGTTTTCTGGAaaagattttaataaaacaattcatGCAACATTTGGTGATACTTATATTGAAGATTTATGGCTACCGTTTTTTATAATCACAACTGATATAACAGCTTCTTGCATGCGCACGCACACACATG GATTGCTGTGGAAGTATGTGCGTGCCAGCATGACTATTGCCGGTGTTTTTCCACCAATTTGTGATCCAATTGATGGGCATCTTTTAGTCGACGGGTGCTATGTTAACAATGTACCAG ctGACGTCATGCTTAGACAAGGAGCTCATCATATATTGGCCATCGATGTTGGTTCACAAGATGATACTGATTTAACAAATTACGGTGATTCATTGTCTGGTTGGTGGTTACTTTGGAAACGATGGAATCCATTTGCAACACCAGTTAAAGTACCAAATTTACCTGATATACAATCACGACTAGCTTATGTTAGTTGTGTTAGACAATTAGAAGAAGTTAAATCATCTGATTATTGTGAATACATTAGACCACCTATTgacaaatataaaactttacaaTTTGCTAATTTCGACGAAATAAAAGATGTTGGATATATACAtg GTAAAACGTATTTTGAAAGGCAGTCAAAAATTGGAGTACTTCCACAATTTAATGCTGATCGTGAAACAGCAAGAGCTTTGAGAGCAAAAAATCATGATGCAAATCAAGAATCAGTATCGGCATATACATTTACTGATTTAGCACAAATGGTGTGTAAAGTTTCACAGGGTAATCGTTATGATTTAGATATCGATTCAGACACTGATGAATTTGAAGAATATGAAGCTGATCTAGAAGAGGATGCTCAAGAAATTGGTTATGCTTCTGAACCGACTGCAGGAATTTTAGATgag aGTTTAAATGACACTCGGCTACGAAGACGAGCTGGAGTATCTTTAAGTTTATCTGACACAGAAGCAGAGTCTGAATTAGAATATcatggaaaattattttaa